One Syntrophorhabdaceae bacterium genomic region harbors:
- a CDS encoding prolyl oligopeptidase family serine peptidase, giving the protein MIEQFEVKSAYNKIKGIITAPHGKGRYPCVILSHGLVSSKESSKYIALSEALVNVGIASCRFDYHGCGESTGRIEDTTLTIRLENLDCITDYMAKKEMIDPDRLAILGSSFGGATGIIKASRDRRIRCISFWATPYMLEKKEGDTISDIKFSNEIFDDFSRYDILAEAERVSHGLCIHGDMDEVVPYQEGIAIFNKIKEPKRLEIIGGADHIFSNPVHRQRAIELALDWFVRFLLGV; this is encoded by the coding sequence ATGATAGAACAATTTGAGGTTAAATCAGCCTACAATAAAATAAAGGGAATCATCACAGCACCTCATGGTAAAGGTAGATATCCATGTGTTATTTTGTCTCACGGACTGGTAAGCTCAAAGGAAAGCTCAAAATATATTGCCCTATCAGAGGCTCTTGTTAATGTAGGTATTGCATCCTGCAGGTTTGACTATCATGGCTGTGGAGAAAGCACAGGAAGGATTGAGGACACAACCCTTACCATAAGATTGGAGAACCTTGATTGTATAACAGATTATATGGCGAAAAAAGAGATGATAGACCCAGATAGGCTCGCCATACTGGGTAGTAGTTTTGGAGGTGCAACAGGGATAATAAAGGCATCAAGAGACAGGAGGATTAGGTGTATATCCTTCTGGGCAACGCCTTATATGCTGGAAAAGAAAGAAGGGGATACCATATCGGACATAAAATTCAGCAATGAGATATTTGATGATTTTTCAAGATATGATATCTTGGCAGAGGCAGAAAGGGTATCCCATGGCCTGTGCATCCATGGAGACATGGATGAAGTAGTGCCTTACCAAGAAGGTATAGCCATATTTAATAAAATCAAAGAGCCAAAACGACTTGAGATAATTGGGGGGGCAGACCATATATTCTCTAACCCTGTTCACAGACAAAGGGCAATTGAGCTCGCATTAGACTGGTTTGTCAGATTTCTCCTGGGTGTTTGA
- a CDS encoding ABC transporter ATP-binding protein: MPIIELKNIQKFLLKDLNLTVNDGEILALVGPNGSGKTTLLNIIAGLMDYKGDVVFDGKNVNGLPTHKRGVGYLLQDLALFPHLNVESNIAYGLKVQNYPPETISKRVNELMEALHIRRLKDSYPHSLSGGERQRVAIARAIAPFQSILLLDEPTANLDAQTSKYFRIELKALLKRFSITTIIVMHDLLGAEEIADRIAILNRGKIEQVSSPEDILFHPSSEKVSEFIGMPNIIPCDSCRVLSTGLIEVKSGGLTIILPYEGTRISKIAISPHDIYISDKEPPGPALNRFRGTITDIIPLRSVVRVKVDVEGIGLLTELSREIYDEMDLYKGKEVFVIIKLRRLRYAE; encoded by the coding sequence ATGCCAATAATTGAACTCAAAAATATACAGAAATTCCTATTGAAGGATTTAAATCTCACTGTAAATGATGGAGAAATCCTTGCCCTGGTAGGGCCTAATGGCTCAGGTAAGACCACCCTTTTAAACATTATAGCTGGTCTTATGGACTACAAAGGGGATGTGGTCTTTGATGGCAAAAATGTTAATGGGCTGCCGACGCACAAAAGGGGTGTGGGATATCTCCTCCAGGACCTTGCCCTTTTTCCCCATCTCAATGTGGAATCGAATATTGCATACGGGCTCAAGGTCCAGAATTATCCCCCCGAGACTATTTCAAAGAGGGTAAATGAATTGATGGAAGCCCTTCATATAAGGCGATTAAAAGATAGCTATCCCCATAGCCTAAGCGGTGGAGAGAGACAGCGGGTGGCCATAGCAAGGGCCATTGCACCGTTCCAGAGTATACTCCTGCTCGATGAACCCACGGCTAACCTTGATGCCCAGACATCAAAATATTTCAGGATAGAGTTAAAGGCACTTCTAAAAAGATTCAGCATAACCACCATAATAGTTATGCATGACCTCTTGGGTGCAGAAGAGATTGCCGACAGGATTGCCATACTCAATAGAGGTAAAATTGAGCAGGTCTCCAGTCCAGAAGATATCCTCTTCCATCCCAGCTCAGAGAAGGTCTCAGAGTTTATAGGGATGCCTAATATCATACCGTGTGATAGTTGCAGGGTCTTGTCTACAGGGCTTATAGAGGTTAAATCCGGAGGTCTTACCATTATCCTTCCCTACGAAGGGACAAGGATCAGTAAAATAGCCATATCCCCCCATGATATATATATCTCTGATAAAGAACCTCCTGGTCCTGCCTTAAATAGATTCAGAGGAACAATCACCGATATTATACCTTTACGGTCTGTTGTTAGGGTTAAGGTGGATGTGGAGGGCATAGGGCTTCTCACAGAGCTTTCAAGGGAGATTTACGATGAGATGGATCTTTATAAAGGAAAGGAGGTCTTTGTTATCATAAAATTAAGAAGGCTGAGATATGCCGAATAA
- a CDS encoding ribonuclease H-like domain-containing protein yields MKAYLDIETDRKGNICVIGIYTDLYGFVQFKGENINAEKLAYITSSVDTIVTFNGDYFDLPHIKKCLDLDLMTNHKSLDLLKIKRKLGIKGGLKELEKMFGIKRKTEGINGYNAMTLWEIYIKKGREDALNLLLEYNREDVLNLIPLEEILLKQFGGLFP; encoded by the coding sequence ATGAAGGCTTATCTTGACATTGAAACAGACAGAAAAGGTAACATCTGCGTAATTGGTATATACACAGATTTATATGGTTTTGTGCAGTTTAAAGGAGAAAACATAAACGCGGAAAAACTTGCATATATTACAAGCTCAGTGGATACCATAGTAACCTTCAACGGCGATTATTTTGACCTACCCCATATCAAGAAGTGTCTTGACCTTGACCTTATGACAAACCACAAGTCCCTTGACCTTTTGAAGATCAAGAGGAAGCTGGGCATCAAGGGAGGACTCAAGGAGCTTGAAAAGATGTTTGGAATAAAGAGAAAGACTGAAGGCATAAATGGTTACAATGCCATGACCCTTTGGGAGATATATATAAAAAAAGGCAGAGAGGATGCATTGAATCTTCTCTTAGAATATAACAGAGAGGATGTGTTGAATCTTATACCGCTGGAAGAAATACTGCTTAAACAATTCGGAGGTCTTTTCCCATGA
- a CDS encoding DctP family TRAP transporter solute-binding subunit — protein MFKRTIFIGFIVCAFLASFFVLAEAKVVVKYGHVGPPIHPQHKAALAFAKHVTEKTKGEIEVQVFPLGQLGGERSMTEQVQSGTLHMTAVTSGVLSNFVPQMGIIELPFIYPNREVAYMVLDDKEVKERFAKFCDEKGFVFIGYTENEFRDITNSKRPIRKPGDLKGLKIRVIESPVFIDTFKALGANPTPLPFPEIYNALQQKVIDGQDNPIYTSILMKFTEVNKYATITNHILTECPVVVNKKFWNSLTPEQQKIFHEAADIQVKVNREENAKNRIEALDKAKAQRVDVVILTEKELVAFRNAVKPVLEKYKGIFGAEWYNFFMKKIDYYSKKK, from the coding sequence ATGTTTAAAAGAACTATTTTCATCGGTTTTATTGTGTGTGCCTTTTTAGCATCCTTTTTTGTCCTGGCTGAGGCAAAGGTTGTGGTGAAATACGGTCATGTGGGACCTCCAATACATCCACAACATAAGGCAGCACTTGCATTTGCAAAACATGTGACGGAAAAGACAAAAGGAGAGATAGAGGTACAGGTATTTCCCCTTGGGCAGTTGGGTGGTGAGCGTTCCATGACAGAACAGGTTCAATCCGGAACCCTCCATATGACAGCCGTTACCTCCGGGGTCCTTTCGAATTTTGTCCCTCAGATGGGTATTATCGAGCTTCCTTTCATATACCCCAACAGAGAGGTGGCATACATGGTTCTGGATGACAAGGAGGTTAAGGAGAGATTTGCCAAGTTCTGTGATGAAAAGGGTTTTGTATTTATAGGATACACAGAAAATGAATTTAGAGACATTACAAATTCAAAAAGGCCTATCAGGAAACCGGGAGACTTAAAGGGTTTGAAGATAAGGGTTATAGAGAGCCCTGTATTTATAGATACCTTTAAAGCGCTCGGGGCAAACCCAACACCATTGCCATTTCCTGAGATATATAATGCCCTTCAGCAGAAGGTTATAGATGGCCAGGATAACCCTATATATACGTCTATCTTGATGAAATTTACCGAGGTAAACAAATATGCCACCATCACAAATCATATACTCACCGAGTGCCCTGTGGTGGTGAATAAAAAGTTCTGGAACTCATTGACACCGGAGCAGCAGAAGATCTTCCATGAGGCAGCAGACATCCAAGTAAAGGTGAACCGTGAGGAAAATGCCAAAAACAGGATAGAAGCCCTTGATAAGGCAAAGGCACAGAGGGTGGATGTGGTAATATTGACAGAAAAGGAATTGGTTGCCTTCAGGAATGCTGTAAAGCCGGTCCTGGAAAAATATAAAGGTATATTTGGTGCTGAGTGGTATAATTTTTTCATGAAGAAGATAGATTACTACTCAAAGAAAAAATAG
- a CDS encoding TRAP transporter small permease, with protein MEKLIKRFNKLEEWTAGIILLGLAIFTFFETMLRYTVSYSFTWFQEIANYMLIFCTYLCASIGVKYGTHFSMEALTEYMPDRASHLLKTIAYLISGIAVLLFIFYGIKHIHSVIKFGVKSPAMQIPMYIPYIAIPLFSFTMSFRFFALSYKHFLKFVKNEPYTRVRKKEPR; from the coding sequence ATGGAAAAACTCATAAAAAGATTCAATAAACTGGAAGAATGGACTGCTGGAATAATCCTTTTGGGGCTTGCCATTTTTACCTTTTTTGAGACCATGCTCAGGTATACTGTGTCTTATTCATTCACATGGTTTCAGGAGATTGCAAATTACATGCTTATATTTTGCACATATCTATGTGCATCTATAGGGGTAAAATATGGCACCCATTTCTCCATGGAGGCACTCACAGAATACATGCCCGATAGGGCAAGTCATTTATTAAAGACCATAGCATATCTTATATCCGGTATTGCTGTGTTGCTTTTTATCTTTTACGGCATAAAACATATCCACTCTGTTATAAAATTCGGGGTAAAAAGCCCTGCCATGCAGATACCCATGTATATCCCGTATATTGCCATACCCCTTTTCTCCTTTACCATGTCTTTTCGTTTTTTTGCCCTTTCTTACAAACATTTTCTTAAATTTGTAAAAAATGAGCCTTATACAAGGGTTCGCAAAAAGGAGCCTCGGTGA
- a CDS encoding ABC transporter permease, with protein sequence MNLKRLSILLSFSVFLLYGGLILSLLYFYEGRLFFDTLRSERTLFSIWLSLFTATVATVISVCIAIPSAYALSRFRFKGRQIIDTILELPMIVSPVALGAVVLIFFNTPLGVFIQERFVQFIFTVCGIILAQFITTLGIAIRLVKAAMDEIPYRYEEVARTLGASPTRAFFTVTLPLSKKGIIAASILTWAKALGEFGATITIAGSMAMKTETIPIAIYMRLANADIEGTVVLVLILISIGFGTLYGVRLLTRRTWSYTG encoded by the coding sequence ATGAACCTCAAAAGACTTTCCATCCTACTTAGTTTTTCTGTATTCCTTCTCTATGGCGGACTCATTTTGTCACTCCTTTACTTCTACGAAGGAAGGCTTTTCTTTGATACGCTCAGGTCAGAGAGGACGCTATTTTCCATCTGGCTGAGCCTTTTTACAGCCACGGTGGCAACTGTTATATCTGTTTGTATTGCCATCCCATCTGCCTATGCCTTGTCCAGATTTCGTTTTAAGGGAAGACAAATCATAGATACCATACTTGAACTGCCCATGATAGTCTCCCCAGTAGCCCTTGGTGCCGTAGTTTTAATATTTTTTAATACCCCCTTAGGTGTTTTTATTCAAGAAAGGTTTGTTCAGTTTATATTCACCGTATGCGGCATAATCCTTGCGCAATTTATTACCACATTAGGGATTGCCATAAGGCTTGTAAAGGCAGCTATGGATGAGATACCTTATCGTTACGAAGAGGTGGCGAGGACACTGGGTGCATCACCTACCAGGGCCTTTTTTACAGTTACACTTCCTTTAAGTAAAAAAGGCATTATAGCAGCTTCTATTCTCACATGGGCAAAGGCACTGGGGGAGTTCGGCGCCACCATCACCATTGCAGGCTCTATGGCCATGAAGACAGAGACCATACCCATTGCAATATATATGAGACTTGCCAATGCAGATATAGAGGGAACAGTTGTCTTGGTCCTCATATTGATCTCTATAGGTTTTGGCACACTATACGGGGTAAGGTTGCTCACCAGGAGAACTTGGTCTTATACAGGTTAA
- the modA gene encoding molybdate ABC transporter substrate-binding protein, with protein sequence MSFLSYFFSIFLILLSFNLAFSHELVVFAGAASKPPTEEVAKIFEKKTGVKVNINFGGSGFVLSQMALSKKGDIYFPGSSDYMEVAKKKGLVIPETELPVVYLVPAINVEKGNPKGIKGLKDLTRPGIKVAIANPEGVCVGLYAVEIIEKNLNPQEKSQFKKNLVNYTESCEKTATAISLKAVDAVIGWSVFQYWDPQRIETIPLKKEEIIRIGYIPIAVSRFTSHRELAQKFIDFIISNEGKAIFKKYKYFISPEEASSWIGYKKPVGGEYKLPATWVK encoded by the coding sequence ATGTCTTTTTTATCCTACTTTTTTTCCATATTTTTGATTTTATTATCTTTTAACCTTGCCTTTTCTCATGAACTCGTTGTATTTGCAGGCGCTGCAAGTAAGCCCCCTACAGAAGAGGTGGCCAAGATATTTGAGAAAAAAACTGGCGTCAAGGTGAATATAAACTTTGGAGGCTCGGGATTTGTCCTTTCCCAGATGGCATTGTCTAAAAAAGGTGATATATATTTTCCAGGTTCGTCTGACTATATGGAGGTGGCAAAGAAAAAAGGCCTTGTCATACCTGAGACAGAACTGCCTGTGGTATATCTCGTCCCTGCCATCAATGTGGAGAAGGGAAACCCTAAGGGGATAAAAGGTTTAAAAGACCTCACAAGACCAGGAATCAAGGTTGCCATCGCAAACCCTGAGGGTGTATGCGTAGGGTTATATGCCGTTGAGATAATAGAAAAAAACCTCAATCCTCAGGAAAAGTCTCAATTCAAGAAAAATCTGGTGAACTATACTGAGAGCTGTGAAAAGACGGCCACGGCAATATCTCTAAAGGCTGTGGACGCTGTTATTGGATGGAGTGTATTTCAATACTGGGACCCCCAGAGGATCGAGACCATACCCTTGAAAAAAGAAGAGATAATCAGGATAGGTTATATCCCTATAGCTGTATCAAGATTTACATCCCATAGGGAGCTGGCACAAAAATTTATCGATTTTATCATCTCCAATGAAGGAAAGGCAATCTTCAAGAAATATAAATATTTTATTAGCCCAGAAGAGGCATCATCATGGATAGGGTATAAAAAACCCGTAGGCGGTGAATATAAACTGCCTGCCACATGGGTTAAATAA
- the lptG gene encoding LPS export ABC transporter permease LptG, whose translation MKKLNRHLIANTIKFLLITEIAGIVVFITIEFFEHMDIFTSTFGNFLNSIIYLFLRTPYYINLILPLAFLISMLILLISMIRNNEIITLRTSGISTLSIMVPFVGLSIFLGIVSFGLSEWVRPYASSAADYIYRVRIKKEEPFVFFKNDRIWFKRGNVINNIDSYDPKKDIINGLTTIELADDYSIRKRLDAKKGIWQDGSWIFYDITERTFEKDAILKKNTYREIKDIIRENPSIFKATGRSPEDMSYRELSKYIKKMERDGHDVRRYLVDLYNKVAFPFINLIMVFAAFSVGLRYAKTKHISKGIFTGIAVGIIYWFFHSISLSFGYSDIFPPIFAAWLANIFFFSLGIIGIVTLRT comes from the coding sequence TTGAAAAAACTAAATAGACACCTCATCGCCAATACAATAAAGTTTCTTTTGATCACAGAGATTGCGGGCATTGTGGTCTTTATAACCATAGAGTTCTTTGAACATATGGATATATTCACCTCCACATTTGGCAACTTTCTCAACAGCATTATCTACCTTTTTTTGAGGACACCATATTATATAAACCTGATACTACCTTTGGCATTCCTCATTTCCATGCTTATCCTTCTCATATCCATGATCAGAAATAATGAGATAATAACGCTCAGGACATCAGGCATAAGCACCCTATCCATCATGGTGCCCTTTGTTGGCCTTTCCATATTCCTCGGCATTGTCTCCTTTGGTCTATCAGAATGGGTGAGACCCTATGCTTCCTCGGCAGCAGATTATATATACAGGGTAAGGATTAAAAAAGAAGAACCCTTTGTGTTTTTTAAAAACGATAGGATATGGTTTAAAAGGGGCAATGTCATAAACAATATAGATTCTTATGACCCGAAAAAGGATATAATAAACGGACTTACTACCATTGAACTTGCCGATGATTATTCTATAAGAAAAAGACTTGATGCAAAAAAGGGTATCTGGCAGGATGGCTCATGGATTTTCTATGATATTACAGAGAGGACCTTTGAAAAGGATGCGATCCTTAAAAAAAACACCTACAGAGAAATCAAAGATATTATCAGAGAGAATCCCTCCATATTCAAGGCAACAGGAAGAAGCCCTGAGGACATGAGCTACAGGGAATTATCGAAATACATAAAAAAGATGGAGCGAGATGGTCATGATGTAAGGAGGTATCTTGTAGACCTCTATAACAAGGTAGCGTTTCCTTTTATAAACCTGATTATGGTGTTTGCTGCCTTTTCCGTTGGTTTGAGGTATGCCAAGACAAAGCATATATCAAAAGGTATATTTACCGGCATAGCAGTGGGCATAATATACTGGTTTTTTCATTCCATCTCCCTTTCTTTTGGATATTCTGATATATTCCCCCCAATCTTTGCTGCCTGGCTTGCAAATATTTTCTTTTTTTCTCTCGGGATAATTGGTATTGTAACGTTGAGGACATAA
- a CDS encoding multiheme c-type cytochrome: protein MYKAFLVDKDIIKKDIHFSEGCAFCHKGDPKAWNRKNAHKGMIPRPSKDLAICDNCHGDITKNFKTSMHYTTIGQRSGVIGRFSDEEIKVFDKKVFETSCRSCHASCGDCHVSSPPIGGVKIGLIKGHRFVKRNEGKTCALCHGGRVYPEFTGEYGGSADIHYQKGMLCVDCHKKEELHGDGTLYKSMKDIKNKPKCTNCHKVGEKDSERSKATHKMHKDKLSCYACHAGSPYRNCYNCHIGKGAESKPGFYLGINPRDKKTVTTLRLIPTVRETFKQAGIEMKNYDRLPNYWDTASHNIRKRTDRTRSCDVCHKERRDYLSIDKLIKNGSKANMELIIQEKNRK from the coding sequence ATGTATAAGGCATTTCTTGTGGATAAAGATATAATAAAAAAGGACATACACTTTTCAGAAGGATGCGCCTTTTGCCATAAAGGAGACCCCAAGGCATGGAACAGAAAAAACGCCCATAAAGGCATGATACCAAGACCTTCAAAGGATCTCGCCATCTGTGATAATTGTCATGGAGATATAACAAAAAATTTTAAAACATCCATGCACTATACCACCATAGGACAGAGAAGCGGGGTCATCGGAAGATTCTCCGATGAAGAGATAAAGGTCTTTGATAAAAAGGTCTTTGAGACATCATGCAGGAGTTGCCATGCCTCTTGCGGTGATTGCCATGTGAGTTCTCCTCCTATAGGTGGGGTAAAGATAGGTTTGATTAAAGGACATAGATTTGTAAAAAGAAATGAGGGGAAGACATGTGCCCTGTGCCATGGCGGAAGGGTATATCCTGAATTTACCGGTGAATACGGAGGCTCAGCTGACATACATTACCAGAAAGGTATGTTGTGTGTGGACTGCCATAAAAAAGAAGAGCTTCACGGTGATGGAACACTTTATAAATCCATGAAGGATATAAAAAATAAACCAAAATGCACGAACTGTCATAAGGTTGGTGAAAAGGATTCGGAAAGGTCTAAGGCTACCCACAAAATGCATAAGGATAAGCTTAGTTGTTATGCATGCCATGCAGGCAGCCCTTATAGAAATTGCTACAACTGCCATATTGGAAAAGGGGCAGAATCTAAACCCGGTTTTTATTTAGGTATAAACCCAAGAGATAAGAAGACTGTTACAACTTTGCGGTTGATCCCCACTGTGAGGGAGACATTCAAGCAGGCAGGTATCGAAATGAAGAATTACGATAGATTGCCTAATTACTGGGATACGGCCAGTCACAATATAAGAAAGCGCACGGACAGAACGCGCTCCTGTGATGTATGTCACAAGGAAAGGAGGGATTATCTCAGCATAGACAAACTTATCAAGAATGGTTCTAAGGCAAACATGGAGCTTATTATTCAAGAAAAAAATAGAAAATAA
- a CDS encoding TRAP transporter large permease subunit yields the protein MNLTLIFICFFILLALSAPIAIALVTTTAIYLFFVAHTPLTSLIQQLFNGLDNFVLLGVPFFILAGNIMAEGAISERLVNIMKLFVGRFTGGLAIASVLACMFFAAISGSSPATVIAIGSIMMPALIKEGYGERFSIGLLTSSGSLGILIPPSIPMILYALVMNVSVAEIFMAGFMPGIFIGLSLMAYSYVMAKRNGWYSKTRYTFKDGIKILKDGIWALLLPFIVLGGIYGGMFTPTEAAAVSVVYALFVELFIYKELKIGRLLNICRDSAILSGCLLFILSCAMTFIWLLTVEQVPVKLAEIIVNNIDSKWLFLLAINGVFLLIGGLMDIVTAVIVISPVLVETLSRYDINYVHFGIIMIVNIECGFLTPPFGLNLFVSMAIMKRSLVEIGRAILPYIAIFIGCLLVLTYFPKISLILPEIFLKR from the coding sequence GTGAATCTTACATTGATATTTATATGCTTTTTTATCCTCCTTGCATTGAGCGCCCCTATTGCCATTGCCCTTGTGACCACCACGGCAATATATCTTTTTTTTGTTGCCCACACACCCCTAACCTCCCTTATACAGCAACTCTTTAATGGCCTCGACAATTTTGTCCTCCTTGGGGTTCCATTTTTCATCCTTGCAGGGAATATCATGGCAGAAGGTGCCATATCTGAAAGGCTTGTAAATATAATGAAGCTGTTTGTAGGAAGATTTACCGGTGGACTTGCCATTGCATCTGTTCTTGCATGTATGTTTTTTGCTGCCATCTCAGGGTCATCCCCTGCTACGGTGATTGCCATAGGAAGTATAATGATGCCGGCACTCATTAAGGAAGGTTATGGAGAACGCTTCTCTATAGGACTTCTCACATCATCAGGTTCTCTGGGTATACTCATTCCTCCCAGTATCCCCATGATCTTGTATGCCCTTGTTATGAATGTGTCTGTGGCAGAGATATTCATGGCAGGCTTCATGCCAGGAATATTTATAGGTTTAAGTCTAATGGCGTATTCATATGTTATGGCAAAAAGGAACGGATGGTATTCGAAAACAAGATATACATTTAAAGATGGCATAAAGATTTTAAAAGACGGTATCTGGGCATTGCTTCTGCCTTTTATAGTCCTGGGTGGTATATACGGAGGTATGTTTACGCCCACAGAGGCAGCGGCAGTGTCTGTGGTATATGCCCTTTTTGTGGAGCTATTTATTTACAAAGAACTAAAGATAGGTAGGCTGTTAAATATATGCAGGGATTCGGCCATTCTATCAGGCTGTCTCCTTTTTATACTTTCCTGTGCCATGACCTTTATATGGCTCCTTACAGTAGAGCAGGTTCCTGTTAAGCTTGCAGAGATTATAGTAAACAATATTGATAGTAAGTGGTTATTCCTCTTGGCCATAAACGGTGTATTTCTTTTAATAGGCGGACTCATGGATATTGTCACCGCCGTTATCGTCATATCCCCTGTCCTTGTAGAGACCTTATCGAGATATGATATAAACTATGTCCATTTCGGTATCATTATGATTGTGAACATAGAATGCGGATTCTTGACGCCACCCTTTGGTCTCAACCTTTTTGTTTCCATGGCTATTATGAAGCGTTCATTGGTTGAAATAGGCAGAGCAATACTGCCATACATTGCCATTTTCATAGGATGCCTGCTTGTCCTCACATATTTTCCCAAGATCTCTCTCATACTGCCTGAGATATTTCTAAAGAGATAA
- the chrA gene encoding chromate efflux transporter: MTEYSENKNKISLIRLFLSFLRLGATAFGGPIMVAYIKEMSVERYRWLSNDEFKRGVALCQSIPGATAIQMAGYVGLVKRGLPGAIATFSGFGLPAFVLMLFLSWLYTIFGKLPVVTSLFKGLQVIVIAIVANATYMFLRDTVKTYRSLIIAILSAGAFWFGVSPFFVVIGAGLVGIICFKNRRDEIPSEDNKDKKNSLYLFLFPVTLAVLSIVVLFTLNRRLFELAVIMLKIDLFAFGGGFAALPLMLQEIVHVKNWMDHKTFMDGIALGQITPGPIIITSTFVGFLTNGTFGAIVATLSIFTPSFTLLVLGASIFHWLRRSIHFQNAIKGIFASFVGLLIFVTFKFAFAISWNTIKASICACAMVALFKKIDIMYIVFVGAFISIFLL, translated from the coding sequence ATGACAGAATATAGTGAAAATAAAAATAAAATCTCCCTCATAAGACTTTTTCTGTCTTTTCTGCGGTTGGGAGCTACTGCATTTGGTGGACCGATTATGGTGGCCTATATAAAAGAGATGTCGGTAGAAAGATACAGATGGCTCAGCAATGACGAATTTAAAAGAGGGGTTGCACTATGTCAATCCATTCCAGGGGCTACTGCCATACAGATGGCAGGATACGTAGGTCTTGTAAAAAGAGGACTTCCAGGGGCTATTGCCACCTTTTCCGGTTTTGGATTGCCAGCCTTTGTATTAATGCTTTTTTTGAGCTGGCTATATACCATCTTTGGCAAACTCCCTGTAGTAACATCACTATTTAAAGGGCTCCAGGTCATAGTTATTGCCATTGTAGCAAATGCAACGTATATGTTTTTGAGAGATACAGTAAAGACATATAGAAGTCTTATTATAGCCATTCTATCTGCAGGTGCATTCTGGTTTGGCGTGAGCCCTTTCTTTGTCGTCATAGGCGCCGGGCTGGTGGGCATAATATGTTTTAAAAATAGAAGAGATGAGATTCCATCTGAGGATAATAAAGACAAAAAAAATTCTTTATATCTTTTTCTTTTCCCTGTTACCCTGGCTGTTTTAAGCATTGTGGTTTTATTTACCCTTAATAGAAGGCTATTTGAGCTTGCCGTAATTATGCTGAAGATAGATCTATTTGCCTTTGGCGGAGGCTTTGCAGCACTGCCTCTTATGCTACAGGAGATAGTTCATGTAAAAAACTGGATGGACCACAAGACCTTCATGGATGGCATAGCCCTGGGTCAAATTACACCGGGACCCATTATTATAACCTCAACCTTTGTGGGATTTTTGACCAACGGAACCTTCGGTGCAATAGTTGCAACCCTGTCTATTTTTACCCCTTCTTTTACCCTCCTTGTCCTCGGTGCAAGTATATTTCACTGGTTAAGAAGGTCTATCCATTTCCAAAATGCCATAAAGGGCATCTTTGCCTCCTTTGTGGGGCTCCTTATCTTTGTCACCTTCAAGTTTGCCTTTGCCATATCATGGAACACCATAAAGGCATCGATCTGTGCCTGTGCCATGGTAGCCCTATTTAAAAAAATAGACATTATGTATATCGTCTTTGTAGGTGCATTCATATCCATATTTTTACTGTAG